Genomic segment of Engystomops pustulosus chromosome 8, aEngPut4.maternal, whole genome shotgun sequence:
AAAGCAGTGATAAGAGACATAGACGCTATCCGGCTCTAGGACTGTGAatacatgtggtgtttgggggcccCTGTTACAGAAGTTTCATGCGACGCCTCCGGTTGGGGGTCGCGTCGCTCTCTATTGGATttgtgtttttggagtgtggaaaaATACAGTCCCACATAACGGAGTGTCCCCATCACCTCCAGTGAGGTGGTGACATGTAGTGACATCAGTGATGTTCTTGCATATGCTAATCCTTCCGGTAACATTGTGGCAAGCCCCGCCCCCAGCGCCACGCTCATTGTCAGGATGTCTCGTGCCTCTCCGTGTCCTCATGTTAATGTTATCACAACAAGCAGCGCATGAATGTCTCCCTATAGACACAGTCTCAGGTCACGTCAGGACGCCTCGGGAACTTTGTCTCATCTCCTCCGCTGACCCTGGATTCTCTATTGTCTCTTCTAGTTGTGTTTGTGTCGGGCAGCGGCATGTACAAGAAAAACCCTCCGCAGGGGAACATTCTGGGCTCCGTCTTCAAGTGCATCGGAGTAAGTGCAGTATGGGATTGGCGTGCGCCAGGACACCACCTTGTAATTGCCATGGTTTCATGACGGAGACTTTCCTGTACAATAAGAGTTTTCAGTCATGTGGTTTAGTCATGTGATGGCAGCGCCCATCTGACCAGTCATGTGATGCGCCCATCCGACCAATCATGTGGCTACATGAGGCACCGATTATTTACCCGAGAtcataggaaaaaaaaaggaaactccCAATTTACTAAGCCTATAAATGTATCTCTGATCGGGAGAAACCTGTCCTGATACTTCTGACAGCTGAGACTTTGTTACAGTTGTATAGTGTAGATGATCCTCTGCGATAgtttacctgcactgatacattgtaacaaaatagaatgaagACAGGAATGAATTGTGTTTCTTTTACTGATTTCGATACAATTGTGACAAACCTTTAGTTTCAGCTAAGATTCCATATTCCTGTAGATTGGGGGCAATGTGCTGTTGACatgacccctccccctcctgatCACATAAATGGGGGTCCTGTTCCCCCTAATTAATGGAGCAGTAGGTGGCTCCGGTGTGACTGGGCGGTACGTGGAGCTGCCCATTCATGAGATAGAATGAGACCCCTGTTCTTATGATTAATGGGGGTCTCCACAGTCAGCATGTTGCACTTGGATGTAAATAATGGCAGCGATACTGAGACCCCCCAGAGTATGACCCCGCCTGTTGTTACGGGGGATAATACCGTATGTTGTTGGTTTATTTCAGTTCGCCATCAAGAACCGCTGGAACCATCGATCCAAAGCTCATCCAAAGCGGGAGCACTGGCTGGACTGGGCCACCGAAAAGTATCCAGTgagtacacagcgcccccatctcaTGAAGGTGGACAGTGATTGAGGGTTGTAGTGCCACAATAATGGTAGGGGGATCACAAAATGATGGAGAGTGGACGGTGAGCAATTAGTGAACGCAGTCCTGCGACCTTATGCCATACAATAATGGATTCAGCTGATTATGAAAGGGATGAAGTGAGCACTGGATCTGTATGAGGGACTCAGAGATGCACCTTAGTAAAGAGGAACTCTAACTTGTCTTATGGAGATAAGACTAAACCTGCGGAGACAGGGCATCACTGAGCCCATAGCAAAACCGGATTATACAATAACAaagagagctgcactcactgttctgctgtatgctactggaaACAGTCAGCAGGCTGTAGACAGACTCTGAGGAGAGCTCCAATACTACACATCTAGGACTTCAGTCAGTATTGGATCATAATACAGGCGGTTTAGGAGCCCGGGGCCCCAGCCTTCTTattcaaattttatactgagaagggcctttacccatgaaatcttttttaggacctttgaaggttctgAAACCGTAAATTGAAAAAAGACAGAAGGGAAACATCCATTCCCATGAATCTAGCACCAGatttgtaggggcaataatattcatacagccccggGCAGTCTTATCCGCCCCGAACTTCAGTGTAAGGACGATGTTAATAATTTGGTTAGGATCTGTGCAGGATTTCTGCTCTGGAGCTTGTAGATTgctgtttgttctttttttacattgcagcccTTTCATTTTGTTACAGAAAAAGCTGATCACAGAGGTGAAGATGGtgaccaaggtcctgttcctgtACATCCCGCTGCCCATGTTCTGGGCGCTCTTCGACCAACAGGTAAGTGGTGGCCGCCCGCTCTGTACACTTGGCTCATGGTATCAGATTGCAAGACTGAGCATGTAAccctgacagcagggggcgctgtggttcTAGAGGGAGGTAAGAGGGCAGACAGCCACCAATAGACCCTGCAGGTCCTGGACATCTCTCATGACGTCCTTCTCTGGTGTTGTGTTTAGGGATCCCGCTGGACGCTTCAAGCCACAAGGATGAACACGGATTTTGTAAGTGATTGTTCCGGGGGTTCGGTTGCACAGGGACCGTCCTGTTCTTATACTGATTCCTACGTGACAGAGGATTGTGGGTAATGAAGATTTTTCTATTTCATTTTCAGAAAGGATTTGTGGCGCAACCGGACCAGATGCAGGTGAGTAGCATGTCCGGGGGCAGCATCTAATACCAAGGAGAGCAAGCCTGGAAAACCTTCATCAGCTGGAGTATAAGCCATAACAGCTCTAACTATGTGGGGTCCGGATGGGGGCACGGCCAACTGGATGAGGGCAAGGCCGTGTGGTGGTCCGGGCGGGGGAACAGCTGTGTGGGGGGTCCGGGCGGGGACACGGCCGTCTGGATGAGGGCAAGGCTGTGTGGTGGTCCGGGCAGGGGCATGGCTGTGTGGGGGTCTGGATTAGGGAAAGGCTGTGTGGTGGTCCGGGCGGGGGTCCGGGCAGGGGCATGTCCGTGTGATGGTCTGGGCGGGGGCACGGTTTTGTGGTGCCACCATTAGACTCTTCATCCTGTGTCTTCCCTCAGATCCTGAATCCCCTGCTGATCCTCATCCTGATCCCAGTGTTTGACCTCGGCATCTACCCCCTCATCAAACTCTGTAAGATCAACTTCAAGTAAGTGGTGATCCGCAAAATATTGTAGCATCCCCCTCCCCAGCTAATAATAAAACAGCAAACATTCTCGTCATCCTCAGGCCTCTGCCAAAGATGACAGTCGGCATGATCATCGCAGCGCTGGCGTTTGGAGTTGCCACCGTCGTAGAGTTCAAGATTAATGTAAGAGCATCTAAtgtaatgtatctaatcctctcctgtgtgctactgtctgctgagctgtgtatctaatcctctcctgtgtgctactgtctgctgagctatgtatctaatcctatcatgtgtgatactgactgctgagctgtgtatctaatccactcctgtgtgatactgtctgctgagctgtgtatctaatcctctcctatgtgatactgctgagctgtgtatctaatcctctcctgtgtgatactgcagagctgtgtatctaatcctatcctgagtgatactgcggagctgtgtatctaatcctatcctgtgtgatactgtctgctgagctgtgtatctaatcctatccagtgtgatactgctgagctgtgtatctaatcctatcctgtgtgataccgtctgctgagctatgtatctaatcctattatgtgtgatactgactgctgagctatgtatctaatcctatcctgtgtgatactgctgagctctgtatctaatcctatcctgtgtgatactgctgagctgtgtatctaatcctatcctgtgtgataccgtctgctgagctatgtatctaatcctatcctgtgtgatactgtctgctgagctatgtatctagtcctatcctgtatgatactgctgagctgtgtatctaatcctatcctgtgtgatactgctgagctgtgtatctaatcctatcctgtgtgatactgctgagctatgtatctaatcctattttcTACTTTTACAAAGTGTCATCAGAAAAGTTTTCTCATCCACAGGAAACAATTCCGGACCCTCCAAAATCTGGAGAAAGTTTCTTACAGGTCATGAATCTGGCAGGAGGGGAGGTTACAATTAATGGACCGGGAAACGTTCAATTCAAAGAACCAGCACTGAACCTCAATGACTACAAGGTAAAAAAAACCGAACATCATACGGGGGGGcacaaagtattcagacccctttacatttatcCCTGTgtcccatggcagccaatcgtgAGGGACAAAACATGTTCTTCTATTTCCTCATTAATGTGACCTCtgacatccccccagtaatgtgacctCTGACATCCCCCCGGTAATGTGCACTCTACTCCCCCAATAATgtgcacacacccccccccccacacaccgaaatgagtattcggccccccgttgatgagtattcggcccccagtgatgagtatttggcccctttgctcagtgatgaGTAGAAGATTTGGAGCTGGTgcggccaggagtcttcttgggaagatgctacaagttcctcacccctggatttggggatcctctgcctcctccttgcagatcctctccagttccctcaggttggatgatgttctgaagcctctgctgtgttattttagcttgtgcttagggtcattgtcttcttTGAAGGTCcggagcatctggaagaggttctcatccaggatctctctgtatttggacgcattcatctttccttccattacacccagtggtcctgtcccccccatatcctgatgctgctccccccagtattgggcactgtccccccatagcctgatgctgccccccccccccagtattgggcactgtccccccatagcctgatgctgccccccagtattgggcactgtcctccccatagcctgatgttgccgccccagtattgggcactgtcccccctatagcctgatgctgcccccccagtattcgGCActgtccccccaccccccatagcctgatgctgcccccccatgtgtcactgctgggattgtatttggcaggtgatgagcggcgccgggttttcaccaccgcttagaattaacaccaaatagttcaatcttcatctcatcagagcagagaatcttattccccATAGTCcggatccttcatgtgttttgcacactgtatgcggctttcatatgtcttgtactgaggagaagcttccagactctgccataaagccccgactgctggaggcttcAGTGATAGGAgactcccatctccctgctgcatctctggagctcagccacagggatcCTGGGGTCTTTacttctcaccaaggctcttctcccacgattgcttaaaTTGGCTGAACGGAAAGCTCTGGGAAGAGTTTTGTCTTCcatgtaaggattatggaggccactgtgccctAAGAAACCTTGggagctgcagaaattcttttgtaacctcagGCCAGATTTGAGATCAGATCTGAGCCTTCCCACAatcctgtctctgagctccttgggcagttcgttAGAACTCAcgattctcatgtgctgtgacatgcacTACATAGACTCATATActctgaggtcttatatagacaggtgtgcaccTTTTCTAATTAAGTCCAATGAGTTTAattatcagaaggaaatggacagcacgtGAGCTACATTtgagtcacagcaaaggggctgagtacttatcaccaggtgatatttcagtttttcttgtttagtaaattagcagaaatatttacatttctgtttttatttctgactaactggaggaggaggagggcacattaatgagcaaaaaattacttttttgatcttaccaattggctgcaattaaataaagagtgaaaaatttcaaggggtctgaatactttccgtaccaactttatatataagatgaatcattatatacaggagatccccaggttataccagctgtacatatatcattatatacaggagatccccaggttataccggctgtacatatatcattatatacaggagatccccaggttataccggctgtacatatatcattatatacaggagatccccaggttataccggctgtacatctatcactatatacaggagatccccaggttataccagctgtacatatatcattatatacaggagatccccaggttataccagctgtacatatatcattatatacaggagctccccaggttataccagctgtacatatatcattatatacaggagctccccaggttataccggctgtacatatatcattatatacaggagatccccaggttataccggctgtacatatatcattatatacaggagatccccaggttataccggctgtacatatatcattatatacaggagatccccaggttataccggctgtacatatatcattatatacaggagatccccaggttataccggctgtacatatatcattatatacaggagatccccaggttataccggctgtacatatatcattatatacaggagatccccaggttataccggctgtacatatatcattatatacaggagatccccaggttataccggctgtacatataccattatatacctaGGTTATACCTGTATAATGTAAATATTCCTCTCTGCAGGATCCAGAATACCTGAAAATGAAATTTGAGGGGACACAGACAGTGACAGTGTCTTGGGGAGGTGATCCGTGCCTGGTTACAGTGAATGATACAGCAGCTTATACTGTGGTTGTGCAGGACTCAGGATGTAGGCAGGTAAGTGGAAGAGTCTGCACAAGGGTACAGGAttatatacagaggtcatacagAGGTTATACAGAGGTCATACAGAGGTGACACGGTAATGTAGTGCACCCAGACGTTTGCCTCTCTATGCAGTGATCGGGGAAATCAGTGATTACCAGATCTCTGGATTCTTTTCCAGATCAAGGATCCCTTTGAGAAACCATCGAACGGATTGGCAGCGGTGAGGTAGGTGACATTCCTGTACATTGTAGCAAAGCTGCAGCAGTGTTACTACCTCAGTGCCCTGACCCCTCCCTGGAGGAGCCAATAGATTTGTTTCAGAACTTGCCCATTGTCCTGCCCCGGGAGGCTATGACCAGTGTGATACCGGGGAAGGGGGTATCTGTGGGTGCCCTGCTAGGAGGGTAGTGGCTCTGGATATGGCTCCACGTGCCGTGCTATAGCGGGGTTGCTGCGGGTGTTCTGAAATGAGGGTGTGGGGGCCTCTGGGTGCTcttctatggaggggggggggggtcccaggggctctgctatgggggaggagaggggtttgGATACGGCTCCGCTTGCTCTGTTCCTTTTCTTGCTGAAgataattttgatttttttcttccAGATTCATTAATTTGATGAATGAAGCGGTTTATAACATAACATTCGGAGACATTGACATCAGCGTAGAGGCGGAGGGCGAGACAGTGTACAAGACGCTGAAAAGGGCAAAGTAAGTGCCAGGGGTCAAGAAGGTAACAACAAACATACAGGACGCTGCATCGTATCTTTATATCCAGGAAACCAACAGATACATCTACACCCCACAGGCTGCACATGAGGGTTCCTGCCCTACACAGGCTGCTATGgggtccctgctccccctgcactgccttACAAGCTGCACATGATGGTCCCTGCTCATCCCCCCTTACACTGCCCTACAGGCTACTATGGTGGTCCCAGCTCCCACTGCACTGCCCTACAGGTTTCTATAGTAGTCCCTGCTCCCCTTGCAGTGCCCAATAGGCTGCTCATGGTGGTCCCTGCACTCCGTCTGCACTGCCCTACAGGCTACTATGGTggtccctgctcccccccccccaatgccctACAGGCTGCTATAGTAGTCCCTGCTCCCCCCCACCAAATTCACAAACAATGTGCTGCTCCAGGGTCTCACTTTCTGGCCGTTGTAAATTATAGTGCCCCCTATCTGCTGCTGCCCCTGAGTCTCCTCGTCTGCTCCACAGAGTCATCGCCACGGCTCGGATTGGCTCCACAGAATACTCCATTGACCTGGGTCTGCTGGATTTTGGAGGGGCGTACACCGCGGTGCTGACTGGGGTAGGTGACTCTATGTGCAGCAGTTTGTACTCCATACGGGGTCTGCCCGCAGCTCTGTATGGATGGAGGTCCGGGGTCCCACGCTTGGAGCTTCCTTCGTGGCTTCCAGTAACTTCGCTGGAAATCGCAGTCAATGTGACTCTGGATTCAATGGATGAGACCCCCAGGTCCGGTTATTCCGGCTTATTCTATTATCTGGTGTTTCCAGGTTCGCGGCACAGAGATCACAGTCgtggtgggagaagacatcccagcAAACAGTTTCCACGTGGCGTGGCAGATCCCACAGTACTTCCTGATCAGCGCCGGAGAAGTCATGTTCTCCATCACAGGTCTGGAGTTCTCCTACTCCCAGGTAAGGTCCTGCGGGGGCTCGGTGTGTGCTGCGGACCCCAGACCGCCTCCCGTGACCACACATGGATGACCTCTGTGTCCTCCCGCAGGCACCCGCCAGCATGAAGTCCGTCCTCCAGGCCGGGTGGCTGCTGACCGTCGCTTTTGGAAATGTGATTGTCCTGATCGTGGCTCAGGCCGGATCCCTGGAACAGGTATAAACGTAGAAGCGTACAGGGACCCCCACTCAGAGGATAGGGACCTCACACGCAGGACTGCAACCATAGACAAGACCCCCATAGTCTGTCCCCCACAATTAGGGTCTCAGATTGAAACGAGACCCCAGAGTGGCTGATATCTATCTGTTTCTCACCCCACAGTGGGCGGAGTTCATCCTCTTTGGCGCCCTTCTGATCGCCGTCGCCATCATCTTCTCCATCATGGCCTACTTCTACGTCCCTGTAAATCCTGACGACCTGAAGGACGAGGACGAGAAGGCGGATTTAGACGAGAAGAAGGCGGTGCCCGACTTCTTTGAGATGAGCCCAGACAACAACTTTGAGGAGAAGAAGACGAAGATCTAGAGGGCGCAGACTGAATAAGCTAGCGGGGGAGGGGGTGACTCttgggtgttatggggtcacatcGGGATCAGTGGAGATCCTGGGGATCAGTCTCCACCTTGTCCTTCCTACAAGGAGATTCCTCTATCACTTTTCCTTACAATGAACTTGATATGGAGCGGACCCTCGTCTCCCCGCCGTGTCCCACTGATGTGGGGACTGGATCAGAACATGGGGCGGGGCTGTACAGTGTAACGTCATTACTTTTAATTGCAGCGAGGTGATTGGATGCGGCTGAGTCCTGTGCGTTGCCGTGGTAAATCCTGTACATTCTAGAAtcctgtgatacattgtatcgttTATTAATAAACAATACATATCAGTGCGAGCCCCTGTGTATGATGGGAGCTGCGGTGATATAATGCATGTACACGTGCGCCTATGCCGCGCTCTGGGCGCCGCCTTTCATTCCAGCACTGAGGATTTACATTTGGTCGCTAGGAGATGTAATTAGAATATCGGACTCATAAATCTGCCCGTGGCTCGTCATCCCGCAACAACAATATTATAATAAATCAAAGTGACCGCACAGAAAGGTCGTATGTTACCACCGGAGGCCGCACACAAAGGAACAAACCCTCAGACGTTAATTAGAGCGATGGTGCGCGTAGGAGACGTTTTGGAGAAATCACCTCCTGTCCGATCCAGTGATGGAATAAAGAACCGAACAATGTCCATTATTTATTACTGATTGTGGAGTTCAGCTCTGAGGTTGCAGCGCTCCATGCTCTATGCAAAGCGAAGctcacagcgccccctgctgtctcaTCCATCAGCAACAGCTCTGCCGTCTGTCAGGGAATAGGGTCGTACCagagactttaaaggaaacctaccaccatggatctacctggtgatccggtggtaggtgcatctaacgaatgtaacgagagccctttttagagctaatcctttactcccctctatcttttctaatctttaatcagggtaatatgctaatttttgtcCGTGAAGCcgaagttctgcgcatgcacagcagCTCTGGATTTGGAGCCAAGATAgcgcagccgctggcctgtgttctgcgcatgcacaaagCGGATGAGGGtccgcagctccttgtagcggtgcgctgaagatgtctgggtaggaggatcaaagaggctagtggggcctggagtagccgcgccgtgtagccacagctccagctagtccacgccccagtagcctctttagaaaatttgcatattaccctgattaaagattagaaaagatagagggtagtaaaggattagccctaaaaaggcctatccttacatacattagaggcacctaccaccggatctaccttaataggtagatccgtggtggtaggtttcctttgaggccacgttcacaccttGCGTTTTgtcctgtgttttcattgcgtttgaaacgcattacaacagctgaagagaggtgatttgcctgtttacatttgttaacgcaatgttagcacatgagttaacaaaacgcatgcattaacatcacgtttacaatgcgttttgaaaacggaaacgttaacagcaatgtaattaggcaaatcacctcagctgttgtaatgcgttttaaaacgcaatggaaacgcaaccaaagcgcaacgtgttcagcacagagtatttcaggagaggagtgcgctgaGCATATGGCATCTATAAAAGGGGAGGAGCCTGCCCTGTGTGCCCATGTGCCGTGCCCGATGGCTCTGTACCAGTGTTGGGTAAACAGCGGCTCCTTCCAATAAATTACTTAATTAAACCCTCTGCACCTGATCCAAACATCACTCAACAATTGTTTGGGAACAGAAAAAGGGGCAGGTAACCAGcgcccgacctgccccgcaccaaGGAAGCGCAATTCATCCAGttatcaagatctctgcttgctgtctattACCAGACTGTTAATCTCATCCTCCCACCGCTGAGGGTCTGTCACAATGTATCAGGTCTACTCAGGGGGAAACAGATACAGTGTAACAAACCATCATAAGAGGACTTTGTGTACCCTGgaaacaattgtaacaaaccctcagccgtGAGAAGAATTGGGATGTAAATAATATTTCTACTCTTATAGAAGAGTacattaaaaaaagcaaaaa
This window contains:
- the SLC15A2 gene encoding solute carrier family 15 member 2 isoform X2, with the translated sequence MKNFFAKESVPTRKVPTICGTNYPLSIMFIIVNEFCERFSYYGMKAVLTLYFLNYLHWDENLSTTVYHAFSGLCYFTPIIGAPIADAWLGKFNTIFWLSILYVVGHVIKSVGAIPTVGSTEVHVALSVVGLIAIALGTGGIKPCVSAFGGDQFNEEHVQERAKFFSIFYLSINAGSLISTFVTPVLRGDVQCFGTDCYALAFGVPAALMFFALIVFVSGSGMYKKNPPQGNILGSVFKCIGFAIKNRWNHRSKAHPKREHWLDWATEKYPKKLITEVKMVTKVLFLYIPLPMFWALFDQQGSRWTLQATRMNTDFKGFVAQPDQMQILNPLLILILIPVFDLGIYPLIKLCKINFKPLPKMTVGMIIAALAFGVATVVEFKINETIPDPPKSGESFLQVMNLAGGEVTINGPGNVQFKEPALNLNDYKDPEYLKMKFEGTQTVTVSWGGDPCLVTVNDTAAYTVVVQDSGCRQIKDPFEKPSNGLAAVRFINLMNEAVYNITFGDIDISVEAEGETVYKTLKRAKVIATARIGSTEYSIDLGLLDFGGAYTAVLTGVRGTEITVVVGEDIPANSFHVAWQIPQYFLISAGEVMFSITGLEFSYSQAPASMKSVLQAGWLLTVAFGNVIVLIVAQAGSLEQWAEFILFGALLIAVAIIFSIMAYFYVPVNPDDLKDEDEKADLDEKKAVPDFFEMSPDNNFEEKKTKI
- the SLC15A2 gene encoding solute carrier family 15 member 2 isoform X1 is translated as MGEGGKEDTKPSGNKSGMKNFFAKESVPTRKVPTICGTNYPLSIMFIIVNEFCERFSYYGMKAVLTLYFLNYLHWDENLSTTVYHAFSGLCYFTPIIGAPIADAWLGKFNTIFWLSILYVVGHVIKSVGAIPTVGSTEVHVALSVVGLIAIALGTGGIKPCVSAFGGDQFNEEHVQERAKFFSIFYLSINAGSLISTFVTPVLRGDVQCFGTDCYALAFGVPAALMFFALIVFVSGSGMYKKNPPQGNILGSVFKCIGFAIKNRWNHRSKAHPKREHWLDWATEKYPKKLITEVKMVTKVLFLYIPLPMFWALFDQQGSRWTLQATRMNTDFKGFVAQPDQMQILNPLLILILIPVFDLGIYPLIKLCKINFKPLPKMTVGMIIAALAFGVATVVEFKINETIPDPPKSGESFLQVMNLAGGEVTINGPGNVQFKEPALNLNDYKDPEYLKMKFEGTQTVTVSWGGDPCLVTVNDTAAYTVVVQDSGCRQIKDPFEKPSNGLAAVRFINLMNEAVYNITFGDIDISVEAEGETVYKTLKRAKVIATARIGSTEYSIDLGLLDFGGAYTAVLTGVRGTEITVVVGEDIPANSFHVAWQIPQYFLISAGEVMFSITGLEFSYSQAPASMKSVLQAGWLLTVAFGNVIVLIVAQAGSLEQWAEFILFGALLIAVAIIFSIMAYFYVPVNPDDLKDEDEKADLDEKKAVPDFFEMSPDNNFEEKKTKI